The Asterias rubens chromosome 1, eAstRub1.3, whole genome shotgun sequence genome segment AGCTGAAGACGAAAGTATCTGGAGCGGTCCCCGACCAAGGGTTGACAAACGGATGTTGTACCTGTGACGGAAAAGACACATTAACAAATGTTGACGAGCAAGGAAACCACATTAGGAATGTTGTTAATCATAATTTACCTgaatcaaaaacaaaaggtacTTCAATGCCTAAACCTTTAAAGGATTTAGCAAAGTCGTCTTGCAATTCTCGCATAAACATGATAAACGAACCCCTACTGGATCTCACCAAGATGGTTGAGAATGTCTGTTTGGGTAGTGGAGAAGCATCTCGGGACCTTCAGTTCTCATCAACGATGGACAAATTAAAGCATGCGGACTCCTCAAAAGAAATCGTGCCCTGCAACACTCAAGCtgctaacactaacactaacagtgaTCTACTTGCAGTTGCAGGGATGGATCCCTCCTTCGGTGTTATCGGACCGGCTGGTGCCAATCTTGGAGATGCAGATTTAGAAGAACTCCCAGAATCACTGTCGGACTTTGTGCTTGGTTGCCATGAGAACCAATATGCAGTACTCCCTTGTCCCCCAAACGACAGTGATATCAACACTATACACATTGAGAAAGAGAAGTATCCCATAGTTCTTGTGCCGTACAAGTCCGAGGTACAAATGCCTGACATCATGAGGCTTATAACAAAAGACTTGTCGGAACCGTACTCAATTTATACTTATCGGTACTTCATTCATAATTGGCCACAGCTTTGTTTCTTGGTAAGTATTTATTCCGGCTGTGGTAATAATGCCCCATTGAGGTTATTGAGGTGCCAAATGTTACATGGAGGACTTTACAAAAACTATTGCTATTTTGTTTGCTCCATACTAGTTGCagtaatcgtaaccctccatcctccctcCGGGCTTCCGACTGTCGTAGGATGGTGGGTTACGACACTCGCAACTAGCTCCATACAAGGCTATTAAAAAGCTGCTCCAAACATTTGCTTAAAGTCATTCTTGGTAAGGGgctaaaagaagaaaatatttgagatgaaaataacttggggagctgaaggtaggaatagATATTCCTCGCTACATTCTCGATTATACGGAGGAGTGAATTGTACTaatcctagaactatgaggttttttccgctatcgtctccactaaTCGCATTTTgttactacatacatgtatgaacattGTGTGGGCTCAAGGCAATGACAAATTGTGTTGAGTTCAACACCCTGGTGTTGTTTGCTCTCTTGGGATCAAATTTAGCACATATATAAATTTTGGATTCATTGTCTTTTCGAtgataaaacaatcaattgCCACATTTTAAAAGTCATCTGATCTTCACCCCCTAGGCGATGCATCAAGACAAGTGTGTGGGTGCCATAGTCTGTAAACTGGACGTTCACAAGAAGATGGCCCGCCGTGGCTACATAGCTATGCTGGCCGTCGATGAAAACTACAGGAAGCTTCAAATTGGTGAGATATCTTAACAGCTAATAGGATCCATCAGCAGTGTCTGATACTCAGTGAGAGGGTTCACCCAAGGGCTGTTGACTGCAAGTCTTGAATGGAGTGTGACCTATAAACCTACGATCGTGccaatctccccccccccctcccacctcCCTCACTACATTCAAACCATAGATTCCTGACCCCTCCTTACTAAGACGAGGGTTGTTGACTGCAAGTCTTAGACGGAGTATGACCTATAAACCTAAAATTCCCCCCTCCCCTCCTCCCCCCTCACGCTACCTTTAAACGATAAGTTCCTGACACCTCCTAACTACGACAAGGGTTGTTGACTGCTGTATGACCTACTAACCagccgccccccccccaccttacATTTACCATCTTACAAGGGTTGTTGACTGCATGGTGTTCAGTGGAGTATGACCTATGAATAACCGATTGTGCCCCCTACCCCTCCTACCCCGctaccccccccaccccctaccTGACACCTCCTTACAAGGGTTGTTGACTTCAAGTGTTAGAAGTATGACCTATAAATCTACAGTCATGCCGCCTCTTTCTGACACCTCCCTACCAGCTCCCTACCAGCTCTTAAttagttttcttttttctatgCATAttttacatctacatttattaACTGACAAAATTGTTCTGCTGTGATTCTTTCTGAAGGCTCAAGTCTGGTGAAGAAAGCCATCCGTGCCATGGTGAGGGGAGAGTGCGATGAGGTAAATTGCGTTTGATATCACAATCTCAGTCGACTTCAagatatttgttgttgttggaatGTACCTGTTGTTTATCTGCATACTTGAGAAGTAAATTTCTCTAGTCACCCAAGCAGTGTTGTAGCTCGACCAATTTTAGTGGCGGGCTCTTAATCCAATTTAGCCCATCAAAGGCGAGCGGTCCACCAAGGGGAGCATGATTAGATATGGGGGCAATCATTGTTAAAGTGCAATCTGggagaaatctgtgctgggcagcacagtgtattttgccaCAAGTGCTGGGCAGCACGGTGTATTTTGCCACAAGTGCTTGGCaaagttctgggcaggcccgtCCTGCACTGCCGACTGTGGCCCAGGCTTACTTGCTATGATACTGATTCTATGAGGACCACAACTGCCAACCAGAAGTACAGGGGAAATACTTAATTTCCCAGGTGGAAGTAAATGTTACACGAGACGACGATTAGTGGAGCCACGTCCCATTGCTCATCCAAAGTACATTCCTTAGTCAGTTGGCGCCCCACATTTTGCAATTGCACATATCgaagccagcaggaccagttataGTTGTAGTTTGTTATATCACTAGTCTGTCGACTTTTTTGCTAGTCAATATTCCAAATGAGTTATGGAATGCCTTTTCGACACTGAACTTGCCAGCAGGACCACTTGGATTGATTTTGACCGGTCTACATGCAATTTTCTGGCATTTGGTCTCAAAgattgtaagacattgtttaaaaaagcaCTCATGTGCTTTTGAAATGGTCCTGTAGCCTGCACTGCGGTCGGTTGCCTCCATGCTGCCTtgaaaagttgcctcgtgtgacaaggcccttagacAACATGGAGTCCCTAAATGCTTTTGAAGGCCACATGATCACACCTGCCAGATCCCATGGATCCCATCACTAGCTTAACCTGTTACTTTGTTGCCACTTCCTGTATTTCTATTAACGCACCTGTCAGGAGGTTCAtgtaataattgtatttttttggaaTGTTATTTTGAACAACGAGTGTCGGTTGATCAGCTGCTGATTTTTGTCACTTTAGTTAGGTATCTCAGTACTGTACTATTAGGAAAGATTTTGTCTTCcttattttctattttgttgcGCTTTGCAGGTTTTTGTGCCAACATAACCACCAcagctgccaactctccctgattctcaAAAAAACCCACTCTTCTTCCTGTTGTGAGGAACAATTTAAATGTCTTCCTCATAATGAACATTCTATCCCTATTAAAGATActagacactatttgtaattttcaaagaccagtcttctcacttggtgtatctcaacatatatgcataaaataacaaacctgtgaaaactttagctcaattgatcttcgaagttgcgagataataatgaaagaaaaaacagccttgtcacatgaagttgtgtgctttcagatgcttgatttcgagaccccaaaatctatactgaggtctcgaaatcaaattcgtggaaaataacttctttcttgaaaactatgttactttagaggaagccgtttctcacaaagttttatactatcgacagctcccaattactcgttaccaagtaagtttttatgccaataattattttgagtaattacacgTCATTCTAAATaactccctgattgttgtacaaaatctctgTGATTGCAAGCtgaaaatgttggcagctctgccaCCAAACCTTTGAGCTACAActtaaagggagtggacactgttggtaattactcaaaataatgatcatcatataacctttcttgattacgagtaatggggagagaaacagctccctctgaagtgacgtagttttcgagaaagaagtaactttcatcgaatttgatttcgagacctcaagtttagaatttgaggtctcgaaatcaagcatctgaaagcacacaacttcgtgtgacaagggtgttttttctttcattattatctcgcaacttcgacgatcgattgagctcaaattttaacaggtttgttattttatgcatatgttgagatacactaactgtgaagactagtctttgacaattaccaatag includes the following:
- the LOC117298234 gene encoding uncharacterized protein LOC117298234 encodes the protein MDSGTTAQLPAGRFNNMNGTEMQHCKQQQSDTADDNRTAENHMIKKPLSEPSILSTENDCVEVTQISDLTCPCKNNKGHNNSNSGVGFSNVNAHAMDVGETDSSKMSKLKTKVSGAVPDQGLTNGCCTCDGKDTLTNVDEQGNHIRNVVNHNLPESKTKGTSMPKPLKDLAKSSCNSRINMINEPLLDLTKMVENVCLGSGEASRDLQFSSTMDKLKHADSSKEIVPCNTQAANTNTNSDLLAVAGMDPSFGVIGPAGANLGDADLEELPESLSDFVLGCHENQYAVLPCPPNDSDINTIHIEKEKYPIVLVPYKSEVQMPDIMRLITKDLSEPYSIYTYRYFIHNWPQLCFLAMHQDKCVGAIVCKLDVHKKMARRGYIAMLAVDENYRKLQIGSSLVKKAIRAMVRGECDEVVLETEITNKPALRLYENLGFVRDKRLFRYYLNGVDALRLKLWLR